A region of Pyxidicoccus parkwaysis DNA encodes the following proteins:
- a CDS encoding NAD(+)/NADH kinase, whose amino-acid sequence MQTLAIVAKKDKPEAAALAVQLRERYPQLTILGDRALAHTLGWPRVEDRELAARADLVVVLGGDGTLIYAARMLGGRGVPILGVNLGSLGFMTEIPVEELFSTMEHVLAGRFQVDSRMKLTCRLIRGGRTLIEDEILNDVVINKGALARIADHETSIDGVPITTYKADGVILATPTGSTAYSLSAGGPIVHPSVDCTVLSPICSHALTQRSIVVPADRVIRITLRSETADTYLTLDGQTGHGLQGGDCIEVVRSPNRVNLVRNPKVAYFSILRQKLHWGER is encoded by the coding sequence GTGCAGACCCTGGCAATCGTCGCGAAGAAGGACAAGCCCGAGGCAGCGGCCCTGGCGGTGCAGCTCCGCGAGCGCTACCCGCAGCTCACCATCCTCGGGGACCGCGCTCTGGCGCACACGCTGGGCTGGCCCCGGGTGGAGGACCGGGAGCTGGCGGCCCGGGCGGACCTGGTGGTGGTGCTCGGCGGTGACGGCACGCTCATCTACGCGGCCCGGATGCTGGGCGGGCGCGGGGTGCCCATTCTGGGCGTCAACCTGGGCAGCCTCGGCTTCATGACGGAAATCCCCGTGGAGGAACTCTTCAGCACGATGGAACATGTGCTGGCGGGGCGCTTCCAGGTGGACTCGCGCATGAAGCTCACCTGCCGGCTCATCCGTGGCGGGCGCACGCTCATCGAGGACGAAATCCTCAACGACGTGGTCATCAACAAGGGCGCGCTGGCGCGCATCGCCGACCACGAGACGTCCATCGATGGCGTGCCCATTACGACGTACAAGGCGGACGGCGTCATCCTCGCCACGCCCACGGGCTCCACGGCGTATTCGCTGTCCGCGGGCGGGCCGATTGTGCACCCGTCGGTGGACTGCACGGTGCTGTCGCCCATCTGCTCGCATGCGCTCACGCAGCGCTCCATCGTCGTGCCGGCGGACCGCGTGATTCGAATTACGCTGCGCAGCGAGACGGCGGACACGTACCTCACGCTGGATGGACAGACAGGACACGGGCTGCAGGGCGGGGACTGCATCGAGGTGGTGCGCTCGCCCAACCGCGTCAATCTCGTGCGCAATCCGAAGGTGGCGTATTTCTCCATCCTTCGTCAGAAGTTGCACTGGGGAGAACGCTGA
- a CDS encoding serine/threonine-protein kinase, which translates to MGEAPATYFGKYELLERLGTGGMAVVYRARYTAAPGVSKSVVIKRVLGHYAEDPAFAAMFLNEARISIGLSHGNIVQVFDFGQVEEEYFLAMELVDGQPLSRVLKQSRAQGLPSLPAPLAVGIAIEMCRGLHHAHERTDEQGRPLGLVHRDISPDNVLVSYEGEVKISDFGIAKARVAGRPETDVGVVKGKYPYFSPEQARGHALDARSDVYAVGVVLYQMLCGRRPAEGGELEVMQSIAEGRLVPLASRNARLDSRLVAIVHQALSADLRVRFSTAEALQQALSDWMGMEAPLFRPTTRKHLMAWLFQEELTGMGRAVRVPPEFLRMAETWRETHENLPSVKPGDVTRDEPPRGPRRERQPIPGFSRPVPGEGRGAAVLAPPPLRMALPEVARDAVAVGDTGVPDSAVPEELVLSMSLRWLAVCVGGVGLMVMAVFWWAAMRSSELSGLALQSTPAGAYVFVDGVVRGQTPLTLEFEQSGTSRQVLLVHGGSTPWARTFAPEELAGTVDAALTPLDEMAPPLSAVGSDGMLPQVPVAPAFEIIDQIPSRGLLRPGRKPSLPESRARWMVLDPKHTYTVWLSSLVGALPVSGEQLAARRRFRPLVAVLETVDGLAGSTVQALSGRPSTLPSARVVYFFFLGAGAAQGGPDFEVLNVRDEMTKKVVTLGVDGALHWQDVLPGTQLLVRNLDESRHYVVDVTSLAAGGEGGVRLVTHPGASVSGRQGWGMVQELKVGRYEVSGTRQLAFAMPYRKEPAQVDGAYRVTVGALDPVAVHED; encoded by the coding sequence ATGGGCGAGGCTCCCGCGACGTATTTCGGCAAGTACGAGTTGCTGGAACGGCTGGGCACCGGCGGCATGGCGGTTGTCTATCGCGCCCGGTACACCGCGGCTCCCGGCGTCAGCAAATCCGTGGTCATCAAGCGCGTCCTCGGGCACTACGCGGAGGACCCCGCGTTCGCCGCCATGTTCCTCAACGAGGCGCGCATCTCGATTGGCCTCAGCCACGGCAACATCGTCCAGGTCTTCGACTTCGGTCAGGTGGAGGAGGAGTACTTCCTCGCCATGGAATTGGTGGATGGGCAGCCTTTGTCCCGGGTCCTCAAGCAGTCCCGGGCACAAGGCTTGCCATCGCTTCCGGCCCCGCTGGCGGTAGGGATTGCCATTGAGATGTGCCGCGGCCTGCACCACGCGCACGAGCGGACGGACGAGCAGGGCCGTCCCCTGGGCCTGGTCCACCGGGACATCTCTCCCGACAACGTGCTGGTCAGCTACGAAGGGGAGGTGAAGATTTCCGACTTCGGCATCGCCAAGGCCCGGGTGGCCGGGCGTCCGGAGACGGACGTGGGCGTGGTGAAGGGCAAGTATCCCTACTTCTCTCCGGAGCAGGCGCGTGGCCACGCCCTGGATGCCCGCTCGGACGTCTACGCGGTGGGGGTGGTGCTCTACCAGATGCTCTGCGGCCGCCGCCCGGCGGAGGGGGGCGAGCTCGAGGTCATGCAGAGCATCGCGGAGGGCCGGCTCGTCCCGCTGGCCTCGCGCAACGCGCGGCTGGACTCGCGGTTGGTGGCGATTGTCCATCAGGCGCTGTCGGCCGACCTCCGCGTGCGGTTCTCCACGGCGGAGGCATTGCAGCAGGCCCTGTCGGATTGGATGGGAATGGAGGCGCCGCTCTTCCGTCCGACGACGCGCAAGCATTTGATGGCCTGGCTCTTCCAGGAGGAGCTGACCGGCATGGGCAGGGCGGTGCGTGTCCCGCCGGAGTTCCTGCGCATGGCGGAGACCTGGCGCGAGACGCACGAAAACCTTCCTTCCGTGAAGCCCGGGGACGTCACGCGCGACGAGCCGCCGCGCGGACCGCGACGGGAGCGGCAGCCCATCCCCGGGTTCTCCAGGCCGGTGCCGGGCGAGGGACGCGGTGCCGCGGTGTTGGCGCCGCCACCGCTGCGCATGGCCCTTCCCGAAGTGGCTCGTGACGCCGTGGCTGTGGGGGACACGGGAGTGCCGGATTCGGCGGTCCCGGAGGAGCTCGTGCTCTCCATGAGCCTGCGGTGGCTGGCCGTCTGCGTGGGCGGAGTGGGGCTGATGGTCATGGCGGTCTTCTGGTGGGCCGCCATGCGCTCTTCCGAGCTGTCGGGATTGGCGCTCCAGTCCACTCCGGCGGGTGCATATGTCTTCGTGGATGGAGTGGTGAGAGGGCAGACGCCGCTGACGCTGGAGTTCGAGCAGTCCGGGACGTCGCGACAGGTGTTGCTGGTGCACGGGGGGAGTACGCCCTGGGCTCGCACCTTCGCCCCCGAGGAGCTGGCGGGGACGGTGGATGCGGCGCTGACACCGCTGGACGAGATGGCTCCGCCCCTGTCCGCAGTGGGCTCGGACGGCATGTTGCCCCAGGTGCCGGTGGCCCCTGCTTTCGAAATCATCGACCAGATACCCTCGCGGGGGCTGTTGCGGCCCGGGCGCAAGCCCTCTCTCCCCGAGTCTCGCGCTCGATGGATGGTATTGGACCCCAAGCATACCTATACCGTCTGGCTCTCCAGTCTGGTGGGGGCCTTGCCGGTCTCCGGTGAGCAGCTCGCGGCCAGGAGGCGCTTTCGCCCATTGGTCGCGGTGCTCGAGACCGTGGACGGGCTGGCGGGCTCCACGGTCCAGGCGCTCAGTGGAAGGCCCAGCACGTTGCCGTCCGCGAGGGTGGTGTACTTCTTCTTCCTGGGCGCCGGGGCTGCGCAGGGAGGGCCTGACTTCGAAGTGCTCAACGTGCGGGATGAGATGACCAAGAAGGTGGTCACGCTCGGAGTCGATGGCGCGTTGCACTGGCAGGACGTTCTTCCAGGCACGCAGCTCCTGGTGCGAAATCTCGATGAGTCACGTCACTATGTCGTGGACGTGACGAGCCTGGCTGCCGGTGGCGAAGGGGGCGTGCGACTGGTGACGCATCCCGGGGCGAGCGTGTCGGGCAGGCAGGGCTGGGGCATGGTGCAGGAGCTCAAGGTCGGGCGGTACGAGGTGTCCGGTACCCGGCAACTGGCATTCGCAATGCCATACAGGAAGGAGCCCGCCCAAGTGGATGGGGCCTACCGGGTGACGGTGGGCGCCCTGGACCCGGTCGCCGTGCACGAAGATTGA
- a CDS encoding YdcF family protein gives MFLFLSKVLDIFLAPLSWALLFLLAGALLRRRALAARLLSLLGVLVLYAFSTEAVSSALMRATEASAVTTFRPDVTYDAVIVLGGGLDPVATERSGRPEYNAAAERVLRGFELLREGRARQVLISGGSLDPRPEAVVEADVLSKQLQAWGIPAERIVTEGKSRNTRENAVESERIIRAQGWKTLLLVTSAAHMPRAAGCFAAVGLRPDLLPVDFRTADTPLRRMSWLPRASNLNQSTDALRELAGRVVYARRGWTAPVAREK, from the coding sequence ATGTTCCTCTTCCTCTCGAAGGTGCTCGACATCTTCCTGGCGCCGCTGTCGTGGGCGCTGCTGTTCCTGCTCGCCGGGGCGCTGCTGCGAAGGCGTGCGTTGGCGGCGCGGCTGCTGAGCCTGCTCGGGGTGCTGGTGCTCTATGCCTTCTCCACGGAGGCGGTGTCGTCGGCGCTGATGCGGGCGACGGAGGCGAGCGCCGTCACCACCTTCCGCCCGGACGTGACATACGACGCCGTCATCGTGCTGGGCGGCGGGCTGGACCCGGTGGCCACCGAGCGCTCGGGACGGCCCGAGTACAACGCCGCCGCCGAGCGGGTGCTGCGCGGCTTCGAGCTGCTGCGGGAGGGGAGGGCGCGGCAGGTGCTCATCTCCGGCGGCTCGCTGGACCCGAGGCCCGAGGCGGTGGTGGAGGCGGACGTGCTGTCGAAGCAGCTCCAGGCGTGGGGCATCCCGGCGGAGCGCATCGTCACCGAGGGGAAGAGCCGCAACACGCGGGAGAACGCGGTGGAGTCCGAGCGCATCATCCGCGCGCAGGGGTGGAAGACGCTGCTGCTGGTGACGAGCGCCGCGCACATGCCGCGCGCGGCGGGCTGCTTCGCGGCGGTGGGGCTGAGGCCGGACCTGCTGCCCGTGGACTTCCGCACGGCGGACACGCCGCTGCGGCGGATGAGCTGGCTGCCGCGCGCGAGCAACCTCAACCAGAGCACGGATGCGCTGCGCGAGCTGGCCGGGCGCGTCGTCTATGCGCGGCGCGGGTGGACCGCGCCCGTGGCCCGGGAGAAATGA
- a CDS encoding replication-associated recombination protein A, which yields MDLFEHAGQKEQASQAPLAERMRPRSLSEFVGQEHVTGEGRFLRRAIESDQVPSLILWGPPGTGKTTLAQIIARSTGAAFESISAVLSGVKDIRETVARAQDRWKLHRKRTFLFVDEIHRFNKAQQDALLPHVEKGTLTLIGATTENPSFEVNAALLSRCRVVTLRGLEEDELIPLLRRAIADERGLGGRVTVDDEALDFLASTAGGDARKALTALEVAAAHGGAHVDRRSAEEALQQKMLLYDKGGEEHYNVISAFIKSMRGSDVDAALYWMVRMLEAGEDPVFILRRMVIFASEDIGNADPRALGVAVDALHAFQLMGLPEGTLPMTQAVTYLALAPKANTVIAAYMAAREAVKAEGALPVPMHLRNAPTKLMKSLGYGGGYKYPHNFEGNYVPEDYLPEALRARRFYSPTRNGEEAKLADRYEEIQRQLAERGPREPGEEG from the coding sequence ATGGACCTCTTCGAACATGCCGGCCAGAAGGAGCAGGCCAGCCAGGCGCCGCTGGCCGAGCGGATGCGCCCCCGCTCGCTCTCCGAGTTCGTGGGCCAGGAGCACGTCACCGGCGAGGGCCGCTTCCTGCGCCGCGCCATTGAAAGCGACCAGGTGCCGAGCCTCATCCTCTGGGGCCCGCCCGGCACCGGCAAGACGACGCTGGCGCAAATCATCGCCCGCTCCACCGGCGCCGCCTTCGAGTCGATTTCCGCCGTCCTCTCCGGCGTGAAGGACATCCGCGAGACGGTGGCCCGCGCGCAGGACCGGTGGAAGCTGCACCGGAAGCGCACCTTCCTCTTCGTGGACGAAATCCACCGCTTCAACAAGGCGCAGCAGGACGCGCTGCTGCCCCACGTGGAGAAGGGCACGCTGACGCTCATCGGCGCCACCACGGAGAACCCGTCGTTCGAGGTCAACGCCGCGCTCCTCTCCCGCTGCCGCGTCGTCACCCTGCGCGGGCTGGAGGAGGACGAGCTCATTCCCCTCCTGCGGCGGGCCATTGCCGACGAGCGGGGCCTGGGCGGCCGCGTGACGGTGGACGACGAGGCGCTGGACTTCCTCGCCAGCACGGCGGGCGGCGACGCGCGCAAGGCCCTCACCGCGCTCGAAGTGGCGGCGGCTCACGGCGGTGCGCACGTGGACAGGCGCTCGGCGGAGGAGGCCCTGCAGCAGAAGATGCTCCTCTACGACAAGGGCGGCGAGGAGCACTACAACGTCATCAGCGCCTTCATCAAATCCATGCGCGGCAGCGACGTGGACGCGGCGCTGTACTGGATGGTGCGGATGCTGGAGGCGGGCGAGGACCCCGTCTTCATCCTGCGGCGCATGGTCATCTTCGCCTCGGAGGACATCGGCAACGCGGACCCGCGCGCGCTGGGCGTGGCGGTGGACGCGCTGCACGCCTTCCAGCTCATGGGCCTGCCCGAGGGCACCCTGCCGATGACGCAGGCCGTGACGTACCTGGCGCTGGCGCCCAAGGCGAACACGGTGATTGCCGCGTACATGGCCGCGCGCGAGGCCGTGAAAGCAGAGGGCGCGCTGCCGGTGCCCATGCACCTGCGCAACGCGCCCACGAAGCTGATGAAGTCACTGGGCTACGGGGGCGGCTACAAGTACCCCCACAACTTCGAGGGCAACTACGTCCCCGAGGACTACCTGCCGGAGGCCCTGAGGGCCCGCCGCTTCTACAGCCCCACGCGCAACGGCGAGGAGGCGAAGCTGGCGGACCGCTACGAGGAGATTCAGCGCCAGCTCGCGGAGCGCGGCCCCCGCGAGCCGGGAGAAGAAGGCTGA